The Dendropsophus ebraccatus isolate aDenEbr1 chromosome 6, aDenEbr1.pat, whole genome shotgun sequence nucleotide sequence TACTCCTGCCAGGCAGTGCGGGGACACAATGGTCTCCCCTGTCTGTGGGCTGTAGGGTGACATACTGTAGAACTGTCAAGTGTCAGGCTGCGATATTACAGCGCTGGGGCCTAGTACATGGTGCTAAGAACTATAGCAAGCCATTGAAAAAAATTGACCTGCCGAAGATCAGGTCGGTTAACTAAGGCCAgagtctgttttgtttttttaacggtTTATCGGCCAGCCCTCGTGTATAGGCACCTTAATGTGTATATGTTCAGCTGCAGAATAGCAGATTTCCTTTATCAATGACGAGTCACATCTCTAGGCATTTCACTGTGCcaggacaaaaaataaaaagggggTACAATTCTCCAGGGAGTGTCATGGTTCCACATTTTGGACATAACAGAAGAACAGACACCAATCATGCAGTAATTATCTTTCCTCAATAGAACAACAATTGAAAGTACTGGGAAACTCCTTTTAAACAGGAAGGCAACAGAGGACAATTAACTTCCTAATGCGTATGCAACAATGAAGTGGTAGCAGTATAACTTACCTCTTGCCCTTTTTACTGACATCTCTGGGGGAGTCCTTATGAGAGGATCTGGATCGTGAGTTATCCTTGTGCGACCTTTCAGACCGTTCAGATTTAGGTGAAGGAGATTTTCCCCGCTTACTGCTGCTGCTACGTGATGGACTAGGAGATCCACTGTGACGTCTTTTCCTAGATGGAAGAAATGTTAACAATTATTTCTTAGAACAGCAATACAGAGTGTTTGCTGACCTTTACTATTTACAGTGCACAGAAAGCAATTGTTTTCATCTTGGTGGACGGCTGGCAGCCCACAGCATACTAATACAGTTATGAGAAAAAAACCACACATTTTTGAATTCTATGCTTTTACATATCAGGACATAAAAATATCTGGTCCTAAAATTAGGTAAAAACAACCTCAGGTAAACACCACCACACAACCGATTCCACCATGTCGTTATTTAACATCAATGAAGCCAGAATGGAAACGCCATGTGTGGAAAAATAGCTTGTAGAATagcatttttaaaaaacaaaacaaaaaacaaaaaaaaaacctggataaCCCTTCAATACCCTGATGACACAAACAAATTTTAGGAAACAAAAAGCTTGATATGTCAGACCTCCACCCACTGCTAAAGCAAAAGCCACAGGCGTATGACCTTATGCTTTTGGTCGGCTTTCCTGAGAAAGCTAAATACCTCTGACAGACACTAGTGTTGGCTATGTGATCATGCACAAACAGGCCAACAATGCTGACACAGGGACAGTTCATAATAATGCATAAGTGATAAGGAAAATTAGATTATAAGGCTGATGTGAGGCTTTGGGAGTAAAGAGATGACCCGGGCTTTAAAAATGTAGCCAGTTTATGCTTGCAAATGCAATGCTATTTCTAACAGCAATGCAAATTACTGCAAGATTATCTCATTCAAGAAACCAGACAACGTAACAATAAGTTGTACCAATGCTACAATCAGTATGCAAGTAACAGAACCTTATAATCACATACATATTTATTTGAAAATAAACTAATAATTCAGATCTTGTGCCAGTGCAGTATTATCCAGTAAGGCCTCAGGCCTGACATTTGGGTGGCGCAGGCACAAAGACGTATTAAGGCCGTGGTTATCTTGCCTCTTGCTACAAGAATGACGGAGCAGATTCAGTTTGGCGGGATTCTGACATTTTTCCTGTACTGCTACTAAATACTATAATTAATAATCATATACGATAATCATATAGAGATGAGGCTGGCCTAAGGTACAGGGTTCCCTAGGACACACCTCAACAACACTACTATTGCATGGATAAAAGTGTATTTTACCGAAACAAAGTCACAGAATCACAAGTGATAGTTGGGTGAATGgaatacattagagatgagcaaaccctgagcatgctcgagtcgatccaaacccgaacgttcggcatttgattagcggtggctgctgaagttggattaagccctaaggctatgtggaaaacatggatatagtcaatgactatatccatgttttgcagacaaccttagagctttatccaacttcagcagccgtcactaatcaaatgccaaacgatcgggtttggatcgactcgagcatgctcggggttcgctcatctctagaatacATATATTATAAGCCATGCAGCAGTGGGTCAAGTTCATTCAACAATTTAAGGTTACAGACCCACTAGAACCAAtacacagtgataccttggtttaagagtaacttggattgagagcgctttgcaagagtAGCTtccaatttttcaaaattgtgacttggtttaagagcattgctttggtttaagagctccctgtactgggtgggagggtgagcgAGGGAaaggcatggtctgcatacagcactgtactctgacccaggaagtctccctcaccttccaaaccatagcagatccacttcaggctggggcttgcatcaggggagctaaggctggggcttgcatcaggactGTGGagctaatctcttcatagctgaaaCCCCTCTTTTCCCGgacagtgagtgctgctatactgtgcccacatctgccctgcgcattccttcatgctctttgCAGTCTATCAGCCCTTGTTTCCtaccctctccattcctgctataatgtgtctgcactcacactcagctatacacactgctgctatactgtgcctgcactcacactcagccaatcacactgCTGTTTCTCCTactgtcttcctgcacagctctgtgattctcacttcctgattggtccatgctgaacactccccttccccattgctgtcatgtgaccacacagacctctgacagcagccctgcttctctattctagcctgctgtactatgctactacattatggggatctgaagttccatcctgtatcaacaaactgctgctgtttttccaggtttatgcaattactatacattatactccacatgctaattGCTAAACTGTATACTAATCAGTAACTTATGACATATTTAgcagtttctaaatgtttgttttatttgtttcacatgttattcagaataaaaaaatcattatttttggtctGGGAACCAATTGTATGcgtttcaatgattttttttttataggaaaatttgctctggtttaagagtggatttggattacaaacacagtcccgtaatgaattatgctcttaatccaaggcaccactgtactggcAAGAGATTTAGACAATTTACTTCCATATATTGGAGTTTTATTACACAGGTTTGTAATAGGAGGAACACAATACACCTATCTTTACTTACCTTTCTTTCCTGGTTGGTGTAGAGTCATCTTTCTCCTTCTTGTCTTTTGATCGGTAATCAAACTTTTCTTTATCTTTCTTATCTCggtctctttctctctccatttctttttctctctcctgTTAGAAATTACAACCAAGTTACTTACACTTAACTACTGCCACCTTGTGGTATTGTAAAGATATGTGCTCATCTCTGTCATGTTTCATTGTTGCATCAGACTACAAAGAGCTAGTATTGGTGAAAAGCCTAAACTTGTGCTGGAACACGTATTCAGGAAGACTCCATCTAAAAGGCTTTACAATCACTAATGTGGCTATTGTACCCGAGTCAATTTGTTCTAGTGAATTAAACCTGAGAAACCAATAACCAGTGCACATTTACATAATAATACTTTCCTATCTGGCGGAACCAACTAGCCATACCAAGAaggtaaaacaaacaaaaatgttcCAGTTTCACAAAGGTGATCAGTGAGATCCTAACTTTTGTGAGCTAAAAGACATGAGAGACCCTGAAAGCAGGTGGTTACCCGATAAGCAGGAGACTACAGGTGATCTATTGTTACAGACACACTACACCAGCGCTAGGTCTTTGCCATCACTAATCGCGAGTCTGATGCTCTGATGAACTCTGGGACTATTCCATTCTACTCAGGTTCACTTGGACATTCTCCCCAAGGAACCAAATATGTGGCAGTATATAAAACAAGGGGTCATGACTACTGGGAACAATAAAAAGACGTTTTCAGATAAAGAGTACACACATGGCTGGAAACATGAAGCGGAGCATACACTATACTGTCATAACAGAAACTTGAATTTAAAGGTTACCCATCATACTTCAAGGGGCAGACGTAAAAGCAGACTGCCGAGCAAATaaagcaatttgctttgtttgtaatgtaaatttgcttatTTCTTATTGTCACTTATTCTGTAAAGTGTTAAATTTGTTACagctataatacagtatataccaccacctcctttATACATAATTAAAAGTAGAACCAAAATCCAGACATACCCTCTGAAGCAGCTTGTCTCTATAATGTTCAACCTGTTCCTGAATACTCTGCCCGGACTTCTTGGGCCTTTTGCCAGACTCAATTTCATCTTGAAATTTCATTACCTTCAGctttaaaaagggaaaaaaagtgaaATGAGACCAAATCTATGTAACAGAGGTGTCCTTACCCTGATGTCCACTTTGGCAATGCAACACTGCAGTGTACTGGTTTACAGTTCAAGGCGGTATATTAGATAGTAGTAAATCTGTAAAATGACTTCTTCAGCTACAATTGAGGTTCCAAACTTTTGActcttaggtcaaggagacacatggtacccttcatatatgcttccagaatgtaaaaaaacaaacaaaaaaaacaaaaaacatttttacggAGAAACCCGTAGGAGAGGCGTTTTCTAGTCCCTGTAATGCCACCTCGCTCTTCCTTCCATCCTTATCTCTGCTATTTCCATTTCTTATATCTGTGCACAATTTTAATGCAATGTGCTTGTTAGGTGTCTGCAATTTGGAACTTTTGTTGCAGCTGCCagattccttttaaccccttagcgacccatgacgtacctggtacgtcatggtgccgcggggggtgttcagagcggggtcccaccggaaccccgctctgaacggcaccgctcccggctgcaatgtgcagccgggcagtgcctctattagccggcacgggtcccgttgccgcgccggctaattaagcacttcaatgcagctgtcaaacctgacagctgcactgaagtgctttatgcacaacatccctggtgtctagtggcacggatctcccccctgcgatcgcatcttctgcccgtgccgggcctcagcgtcggaacgacgctgatcccggctcggcaatagattgctatggcctgcagcaggccatagcaatctatcactgatctaatggatctttgctgtgtatatacacagcattgatctctatgagagatcattgctgtttatatacaagtcccccagggggacttctagttaaaagtaaaaataaaagtaaaaatgtttttttattaataaaaaatcccctcccccattaaatgtccaaatcaccccccttttcccattttataaatataaacaaataaacatattaagtatcaccgcgcgcgtaatcgcccgaactattaattgatcacattcctgatctcgcacggtaaacgtcgttagcgcaaaaaaaatccaaagtgcaaaattgcacatttttggtcgcatcaaatccagaaaaaatgtaataaaaagtgatcaaaaagtatcaaggtaccgatagaaagaacacatcatggcgcaaaaaatgacacctaacacagccccatagaccaaaggataaaagcgttataagcatgggaatggagcgattttaaggaacatatatttgctaagggctcgttcccactgaggaaaggtagcggaattccgcgacggaattgtccgccgcggaatgccgttagcctcccgctcatcccgctcataatgggagtctatgggaggcgcgcgcgcctcccatagactcccattatgagcgggaggctaacggcattccgcggcggacaattccgtcgcggaattccgctacctttcctcagtgggaacgagccctaacaatggtttgaattttttacaagccatcagataatagaAAAGTTATGGAAAGAGAAACAATAATAAAACAGTTTAAAGATAGCAcgtggtattgcatggccgcccaaaaaggGACCCTGGGAGCACTCCAACTGTCTTAATCTTTACTTTTCTCTACTTTATAGATTTACTTTTGATATTCTGCTGATAGTACTTTTATAAATGCTGAAATTACAACATACTTGAGGTGAcaatgttttgttgttgtttcacTGTTGCTTTTTAGTAATACTTCTCTAGTAATATTCTGTAAAATGGTTATTTTTACATGTCAAATGCTGTAAACATACTGTCCTATGGCGCCTGCATGCGACTCTTTCTGTCATCTTTATCAATAATGAATACTACCCTGTATGCTTCTTAACTTGAAATACCATCAAtaaaacatctttaaaaaaaaaataaaaaattatatatatataaacgttATACAGGTTAtagatcattgtaatcgtaacaacttgaggaacatgcataacaagtcagttttaccatagggcgaacggcgtgaatgcaaaactccctgaaatcaaaacaaaattttatggaaaaataatgccggtcattgcaaagtacaatttgtttcacaaaagtgctcatataagtctctaggtgaaaaaatgcaagcgctatgggcttctaaacataaaatggaaaaagcaaaagcgcaaaaacgaaaattggctttgaccttaaggggttaaagaactacTTTAGTGGAACTACAAATTTCCATCACTGCACCCCAGATAATCACATTCAAGATTTCTTGTATGTTTAGCCTTCTGCATACTTATGAGGAATCAACACCTTGAATTCTAGTGAGGTTCTAGTGGTTAAACCTCCACTAAAAAAAGCTAATGCTGGTTATGTGAAAAAATGAGAACATGCAACATATATGAGCTTGCTGCATAGTCTGCATAGCTGAAGCCTAATCGTAGTACCCACGCCGAACCCTTTCCTTTGCCATAAGCACCTAGACTGGGCATGTTAACATCAGAACTGGACCATAAAACTATGGGAGATAATGCAGACAAAAGTAAGGCTCACTAGCTTCAAGTAATACTGTTAAAGAAGGCAAAGGAAacctaaaagagaaaaaaaaataaaaaaatattaaattaatattaatttaatttaaaaaatattaaattaatattaaaaaaatttaaaaagccaTTGAATAGCTAGAAAGTATCACAGGAATATAGCCAATGCACAGTGTGGTCGTCACGGACCTCAATTTCTCGAAGTTTGGCACGCTTTTCTTCACTCATTTCAGAGTACTTCATGGATTTGGAATCAGACATGTCATCGCGAATAGGATTGGAGTAATAGTGTTGGTCCTCTGACTTAGAACTTTGTGTGTCATCTTCATCCTCACTTTCCTCATCTtgactaaaataaaaaacaaacagcatGTTAAAAGCAAGTAATAAGGATGACACTTTGCAACATCAAGTTGTTCCTATAAGCACCATTTATAGAGCTCCTTTCAATAGTGCACATCAGGTATGTGAGCTAACGGTATAATATGATAGGGTCATTTCTTCCTAATGGCTTGAGGAATTCAGGAAAGTAAATAAAACTATTGTGAGAAAATGAAAAAGCTGCGTTTGGAGTCTACAGCAAGTTCTTTGGCTTCATTACTAAAAGTGAACACCTGACCACTTTCATGCTACCTGACCCAGAAGTCCTTGGGGTGGTTGCTGGTGAATCCAGCCTGCCAAGATGGCTTTGATTGACAGATATCTCACTATATACAAAAAGGATAAGGCCAAGGTCTAGCAGGGTAGGGAGTCGCCACGGACCTCACCGATTTgaggttcaggcagcataaaaatgATGACAATAAAATGAAAGTCTCGAGAGTTTCTATAAATTCACATATAAATTCACACACTGCTTGCTCAACTCTGAGGTCTAAATGACAAGTAAAAAGACACAGTCCTCAGCCCCTTTGTTATAACTATTGGTGGGGTCTCATTTTCACAGAAATTACATGTGTCCTTACTTTTGATTGTCTTCTTCGTCAGATGCATCATGCTGATCAAATATTTCCCACTTCGATGTTGTAActgctataaaaaaataaaaaataaaaaaaaagacaaattattTAGCCAACTGAGCATTctaattttcttttacttttcatgtgtattgtaaaaatgtaaataaaaaaaattggaaactTAAACACCAACATCAAGTAATAtactaaaatataaaaatgtattatCTGAAGAGGTGTAATATCTATATTTAAGTTGGTTTGGAGATAAGCTAATGGCTGCCGACAGCTCATGCTAGATATATAGTATTACACTGAATCTGTCAGCTTGTCTTCTCATAGTGCATCCTGGAGCCAACACTAGGTGTTGCATATGCCCATGGTTGTCAACATAAGATAAAATGTGATTCTTTAGACTTGGCCACCTTCTTCTACTGCTCCACTGTGCAAGTCTGATGCCCACATGACCACTGTAGGTGACTTTAGCAGTGGACACGTTGTCAGATTGAGCACTGTGACTAGTCTGTGGCGACTAGCCCAGTATGCAGCAATATGTGATGTGTAGTCTAATATTGTGGGAACCTAGCTAGAATTATTTCTTTACAGTAGAGGTTTGCCAACTAAGATTCCCACTGATATCTATAAAATAGGAGTGTCAATATGAGTAAAATGGCTTTTTCTTTTATTCCCCTGAcacttctatactgtacagttgcTTTAAATCTCTACCATATTCTTTTGATTGGTTGGTATCTACTCAGCATCTTGTCTTCATTCTaagactagtaaaaaaaaaaggtttatcttctttaaccccttcccccaatatgacgtccagggacgtcatgaaaagcagtgtcagaacgcatcatgacgtccctggacgtcatggtttccctgcctcccccctctgtccctaggtgagatctggcagcgggaggaggctgtctcacacagcctcctcccgctgccactgcccagagaggagccgtgctcccccgggcagttaaccccatagacgccgcggtcagtgcgaccgcagcgtctatggggagatatgCTCCTGCCTGAcgatcgggtgcctgggaggaggctgtggcacatgctgctgcgctccccccaggctccccttctctgctgctgagccCCCCATGCAGCCGCCACCTCCCGTGCTCCCCCGCCCCCTCACATGGgcgccccctccctgtgctccccccccccccgccgatcgggtgcctgggaggaagCTGCGGCACATGCGGCCCTTCCTCTttcgagccccccccccctgcactctctCCCCCCGGAGCCGAGGGAGGGTATCCATAGCAACCCAAACGCTTCCTAGTGGGTCTGGgttgctatgatttctaatgatcaggtccctgcactgaggcagggacctgatcattcaatatatagtgcattacagcactgatcatgtgctgtaatgcattatatgtgaaaaagtgaaagtaaaaaaaaaaaaaaaaacagtaaacacatacatacatatatataaacatacataattaaagaaataattaattacaataaattaattaataaaatacataataaataaaggaataaaataaataaatatttataaattaaatgaatatacacattccctatccccctttataaatgatcccctataaataagatacacatatttggtatcgccgcgtccgtaatgaccctgtaTATTAACCCGTTACAGTAATTATTCCACCtgattaacgccattaaaaaaataaataaaaaaaataacaaaaatgaaaattttctttgttaatcccgccccctaaaaaataaaggaaaaacctatcaaaaagtcacatgtaccgaaaaggtgaaccactaaaagcgtcagcttatgccgcaaaaaaaaaaaaaaagccctcacataactacattggtgaaaaaattttaatattactgctcttacaatatgcaagacacaaacagtttagaaagtataaatgccataaactattacaaaagttatataatatggatatcactgtaattgtaccgacctgatgaataatgataacatgtcatatgtaacgtatagtaaacggcgtacaaaaaaatggtgaaaaacagatgctaagttgtgttttttattcgtaccacctcataaaaaattaaaaaattatcagggtgtcacatgtccccccgaatggtacagatggaaatgtcaacttgtcttacacaaatattttggcaccacaaagCCTCTGTGACaaggtataatggctaaaaaaaaacctgaaataaaaaaaggccccaaaattccccaggcctctgtcatgtctgaggtctgtggttgagacaggtgacgcactgcggccacatatgggggattactaGAAACACTAGAATAAGCTGAATAAATAtttagttccatttctcagttagtatttgctgtgttagaggaaaaaaatggattcaaatggaatatctgccaaaaaaatgaaaatgttaaatttcccctccaacttgcttaaatttctgcaaaacacctaaagggttaaaaaaacttatgaaaggttactttgaatactttatggggtgcagttttaacagtggagagatttatgggggtaactaacatacaggccccacaaatctactacagaactgaactggtccctaatgaaatcagaatttgaaattttcctgaaaatttgaaaaattgcagcaaaatttcgaagccctctaacaacctaaaaagtaaaaggacattcaccaaatgacgtcaccataaagcagaaatgttatagatgttgcagtaataattagttcatgtggcatgactatctttcttaggaaaagagagttttgaagataaagaaacatacatttttaaaatttttgcgcaaatgtgtttttttttacaaaaaactaccgagtgtatcaaccaaagtatacctcaaacataaagaggaatatgtcacgaaaaaacaatctcagaataaccgcgatagttaaaagcatcgcagagttattactacataaagagagacaggtcagatttgaaaaataggccctggtcatttaggccaaaacaggctgaagaggcaaggggttaaagtagaaaAACTATAACATACCTGTGCGTTGTAACTTATTATAATGGGTTAAGCTCTAAAGCAGAACTGGCACCATTACTTGTTTTCTTACATTTCCTAAAGTATTTACTCACCTTGATTCTCTAGTTCTGATTCATCAACAGCTTCCCATTTGGATGGCGCAACTTTGAAAATTGGCTCATTCTTTTTATCATCACCGATATCCACtttaatgtaatgataaaaaatCCTGTGTCAAGTACTGTGTCATGTGAAACTTAGCCACGTTAAGCAGGTAAGGAGAACCTCTAGCCCTCTAGCtgaggcaaaactacaattcccatcatgtctggacagccaaagcctttttagtttagcaacagctggagggggcaGCAGGTTTCTCTTCCCTGTCTATGTAATATATAAACACAATTCTCTTACATGGAAGGCCATCCAAGTCATCCTCAAGAGCCTTTAATGGTACTCCATCCAAATCATCAAGTGGGGCACCATCAATGGGAATACCATCAACATCTTCCAATGGAGCTCCATCTAGTTCCTCCTCAATTGGGGCACCATCTAAGTCATCAACTACCTCCTATTAGCACAAAAAATATAATGGGTAATTGAGAACAATTTTGGTGCAAGAAATGCAACATTTTCTCACTGTAATAGGCGGCATCTACCTCTGGTTCCTTTTCTTCTATATTTACAAGACCAAGGAAAATGTTTTGTAGCTTGATCAGGAAAGGCTCAGGATAAATTGCCCAGTCTTCCCAGGCACGGAAGCATGCCATAACACGTTGCtgcatggatttaaaaaaaaaaaaaacaaaaaaaaaacaaaacacaattattAAAACATTTGGCTGCATAGTCCCAGAAGTTGAATTCAGATAATGGCTTATAAAgtgttaaagagtacctgtcactaggttagggtatatgcacacggagtaattctGTGGGAAAACTGCCGGCGAGCTGCCGCTTCACT carries:
- the U2SURP gene encoding U2 snRNP-associated SURP motif-containing protein isoform X4; translation: MLQCYHHRKTRRILRRNLLALIHRMIEFVVREGPMFEAMIMNREINNPIFRFLFENQRPAHVYYRWKLYSILQGDSPTKWKTEDFRMFKNGSFWRPPPLNPYLHGMTEEQETETFVEEPIKKGSLKEEQRDKLEEVLRGLTPRKNDIGDAMIFCLNHAEAAEEIVDCIAESLSILKTPLPKKIARLYLVSDVLYNSSAKVANASYYRKFFETKLCQIYADLNAAYRAIQGHLQSENFKQRVMACFRAWEDWAIYPEPFLIKLQNIFLGLVNIEEKEPEEVVDDLDGAPIEEELDGAPLEDVDGIPIDGAPLDDLDGVPLKALEDDLDGLPLDIGDDKKNEPIFKVAPSKWEAVDESELENQAVTTSKWEIFDQHDASDEEDNQNQDEESEDEDDTQSSKSEDQHYYSNPIRDDMSDSKSMKYSEMSEEKRAKLREIELKVMKFQDEIESGKRPKKSGQSIQEQVEHYRDKLLQREREKEMERERDRDKKDKEKFDYRSKDKKEKDDSTPTRKERKRRHSGSPSPSRSSSSKRGKSPSPKSERSERSHKDNSRSRSSHKDSPRDVSKKGKRSPSGSRTPKRSRRSRSRSPKKSVKKMSRSQSRSPHRSHKKSKKSKH